One Phaseolus vulgaris cultivar G19833 chromosome 4, P. vulgaris v2.0, whole genome shotgun sequence DNA window includes the following coding sequences:
- the LOC137837010 gene encoding uncharacterized protein, translated as MGSLGRRSMSTVAKAVAEITGTGNTKIRKSSSELCTFLGIPRHSRSEIALILSKFIKLYNFRSPGIKKDKIWEQNLQTLLRGRNTVGFPEIAKILSSEFSQGAINVKDNNMDSSVDSTKGKGSQKKGKPSKK; from the exons ATGGGTTCTTTGGGTCGGAGGAGCATGTCCACGGTGGCGAAAGCGGTGGCAGAAATCACAGGCACCGGCAACACCAAGATCCGCAAATCTTCTAGTGAACTCTGCACCTTCCTCGGAATCCCTCGCCACTCTCGTTCCGAAATTGCCCTCATTCTCTCCAAGTTCATCAAGCTCTACAATTTCCGG AGTCCTGGTATTAAGAAGGACAAGATTTGGGAGCAGAATTTGCAAACATTGTTGCGTGGAAGAAACACTGTTGGTTTTCCTGAGATTGCTAAGATACTGTCTTCGGAGTTCAGCCAGGGTGCCATTAATGTTAAGGACAATAACATGGATTCTTCAGTGGATAGCACAAAGGGGAAAGGTTCTCAAAAGAAAGGGAAGCCTTCTAAGAAGTAG
- the LOC137837008 gene encoding PI-PLC X domain-containing protein At5g67130-like isoform X2 — MGYLPCLLSVIILALCCCVDAACSNGKCKLNDECSSNGDCGPGLYCFSCPLGFSGSRCVRSSVTDPFKLINNSLPFNKYAFLTTHNSFAIHGEPSNTGVPRVTITNQEDSVTQQLKNGVRGLMLDTYDFDGDVWLCHSFRGHCHDFTAFEPAIDTLKEIAAFLSANPKEIVTLILDDYVETPKALKKVFTEAGLMKFWFPVMRMTKKGGDWPLVSDMVAKNQRLLVFTSISSKQQSEGIAYQWNYMVENQYGDGGRKAGRCLHRKESSALDDKSRSLVLINYFRTFPLKPITCEDNSGGLIDMLQTCHDAAGNRWANYVAVDYYKRSEGGGSFKAVDTLNGKLLCGCDDVHACVVKKFSFFLSRTQKLVHDYTTIEF; from the exons ATGGGTTATCTTCCCTGCTTGCTTTCGGTCATTATTCTTGCCTTGTGTTGTTGTGTCGATGCTGCTTGCTCTAATGGAAAATGCAAG CTAAATGATGAGTGCTCGTCTAATGGTGATTGTGGACCCGGGCTCTATTGTTTCTCATGTCCACTTGGGTTTTCAGGCTCTAGGTGTGTTAGATCTTCTGTCACAGATCCATTCAAGCTCATA AATAATTCTCTTCCATTCAACAAATATGCATTTTTGACAACGCACAATTCTTTTGCTATTCATGGAGAACCATCTAACACAGGAGTTCCTCGAGTTACCATCACTAATCAAGAAGACAGCGTAACCCAGCAGCTAAAA AATGGAGTTCGGGGACTAATGCTAGATACATATGATTTTGATGGAGATGTGTGGTTGTGCCATTCATTTCGAGGCCACTGCCATGATTTCACAGCTTTT GAACCGGCCATTGATACACTGAAGGAAATTGCAGCTTTTCTATCTGCCAACCCAAAGGAAATTGTCACACTCATACTGGACGATTATGTTGAAACGCCAAAAGCATTGAAAAAAGTCTTTACCGAAGCTGGTTTGATGAAGTTTTGGTTTCCTGTGATGAGAATGACAAAAAAGGGAGGAGACTGGCCACTTGTGAGTGATATGGTTGCTAAAAATCAAAGACTACTAGTGTTCACTTCAATAAGTTCTAAACAACAAAGTGAAGGTATTGCTTACCAGTGGAATTACATGGTTGAAAATCAGT ATGGGGATGGAGGAAGAAAAGCTGGAAGGTGTCTACATAGAAAAGAATCATCTGCTCTTGATGACAAGAGCAGGTCCTTAGTGTTGATAAACTACTTTCGCACTTTTCCACTTAAGCCAATCACATGTGAAGATAACTCTGGAGGTCTCATTGACATGCTGCAAACCTGTCATGATGCTGCTGGCAACAGGTGGGCTAATTATGTTGCTGTGGACTATTACAAG AGAAGTGAAGGAGGAGGATCCTTTAAAGCTGTGGACACTCTGAATGGGAAGCTATTGTGTGGTTGTGATGATGTCCATGCCTGTGTGGTAAAGAAATTTTCATTCTTTCTTTCTAGAACACAAAAGTTAGTACATGACTACACCACAATTGAATTTtga
- the LOC137837009 gene encoding probable receptor-like protein kinase At5g59700, which produces MAPFPCLPFFTTTKSKTTSNCIPIEQFCHRFSLAELQAATNGFKPSLIVSEEGQCQVYKGHLKGHGDVAIKHFKTRSPAYDIEFRVEVKILCQLHHPNIVPLVGFCEHKNDKFVVYDYVSNGSLYDCLHGTNNNGGVPLSWIQRLNICIGVARGLHYIYFETKIPIMHRAVKSSNVLLDHNLVPKVADFGLCKKHPQEESRPKPPRVELRENLEVSLEYLEPEYFMTARLSDKSDVYSFGVVMLEILCRKKACFLTPSGDCEYLVKWAFDDERKGVFEKIVDPSLIGKIAPACWEVFIEIVQRCLASVEERPTMGEVTMVLENAFLLQREQMCEGV; this is translated from the coding sequence ATGGCTCCTTTTCCCTGTCTTCCATTTTTCACCACCACAAAATCCAAAACCACAAGCAACTGTATCCCAATAGAACAATTCTGTCACCGCTTCTCTCTTGCTGAGCTTCAAGCAGCCACAAATGGGTTCAAGCCCAGTTTAATCGTCAGTGAAGAAGGTCAATGTCAGGTCTACAAAGGCCACCTCAAAGGCCATGGAGACGTAGCCATCAAGCACTTCAAGACTAGAAGCCCAGCTTACGATATAGAATTCAGGGTCGAAGTCAAGATTCTGTGCCAACTACACCACCCAAATATTGTTCCTTTGGTTGGTTTCTGTGAGCACAAAAATGACAAGTTTGTTGTGTATGATTATGTCTCCAATGGAAGCCTCTACGATTGCTTGCATGGCACCAACAATAATGGTGGTGTTCCCTTGTCATGGATACAAAGACTTAACATCTGCATCGGGGTGGCTCGTGGACTGCACTACATTTACTTCGAAACCAagatacctatcatgcaccgtGCTGTGAAATCAAGCAATGTTCTTTTGGACCATAATTTGGTGCCTAAAGTGGCAGATTTTGGACTTTGCAAGAAGCACCCCCAAGAGGAGTCAAGGCCAAAGCCACCAAGAGTTGAGTTGAGGGAGAACTTGGAGGTTAGTTTGGAATACTTGGAGCCGGAGTATTTTATGACTGCAAGGTTATCAGACAAATCTGATGTGTACTCTTTTGGGGTGGTAATGTTAGAGATTTTGTGTAGGAAGAAAGCATGTTTTTTAACCCCAAGTGGAGATTGTGAGTACCTTGTTAAGTGGGCATTTGATGATGAAAGGAAGGGGGTTTTTGAGAAGATTGTTGATCCATCTCTTATTGGAAAAATAGCACCTGCTTGTTGGGAAGTGTTCATTGAGATTGTTCAGAGATGTTTGGCTTCAGTTGAAGAGAGGCCAACAATGGGTGAAGTGACGATGGTTCTTGAAAATGCATTTCTGTTGCAGAGAGAGCAGATGTGTGAAGGAGTGTAA
- the LOC137837008 gene encoding PI-PLC X domain-containing protein At5g67130-like isoform X1, protein MLLALMENARFVYPTTSYMNHVFNFSVLKLVLYLFAIFDQLNDECSSNGDCGPGLYCFSCPLGFSGSRCVRSSVTDPFKLINNSLPFNKYAFLTTHNSFAIHGEPSNTGVPRVTITNQEDSVTQQLKNGVRGLMLDTYDFDGDVWLCHSFRGHCHDFTAFEPAIDTLKEIAAFLSANPKEIVTLILDDYVETPKALKKVFTEAGLMKFWFPVMRMTKKGGDWPLVSDMVAKNQRLLVFTSISSKQQSEGIAYQWNYMVENQYGDGGRKAGRCLHRKESSALDDKSRSLVLINYFRTFPLKPITCEDNSGGLIDMLQTCHDAAGNRWANYVAVDYYKRSEGGGSFKAVDTLNGKLLCGCDDVHACVVKKFSFFLSRTQKLVHDYTTIEF, encoded by the exons ATGCTGCTTGCTCTAATGGAAAATGCAAGGTTTGTATACCCTACCACCTCTTATATGAATCATGTCTTTAACTTTTCAGTTTTgaaattagtattatatttGTTTGCAATCTTTGATCAGCTAAATGATGAGTGCTCGTCTAATGGTGATTGTGGACCCGGGCTCTATTGTTTCTCATGTCCACTTGGGTTTTCAGGCTCTAGGTGTGTTAGATCTTCTGTCACAGATCCATTCAAGCTCATA AATAATTCTCTTCCATTCAACAAATATGCATTTTTGACAACGCACAATTCTTTTGCTATTCATGGAGAACCATCTAACACAGGAGTTCCTCGAGTTACCATCACTAATCAAGAAGACAGCGTAACCCAGCAGCTAAAA AATGGAGTTCGGGGACTAATGCTAGATACATATGATTTTGATGGAGATGTGTGGTTGTGCCATTCATTTCGAGGCCACTGCCATGATTTCACAGCTTTT GAACCGGCCATTGATACACTGAAGGAAATTGCAGCTTTTCTATCTGCCAACCCAAAGGAAATTGTCACACTCATACTGGACGATTATGTTGAAACGCCAAAAGCATTGAAAAAAGTCTTTACCGAAGCTGGTTTGATGAAGTTTTGGTTTCCTGTGATGAGAATGACAAAAAAGGGAGGAGACTGGCCACTTGTGAGTGATATGGTTGCTAAAAATCAAAGACTACTAGTGTTCACTTCAATAAGTTCTAAACAACAAAGTGAAGGTATTGCTTACCAGTGGAATTACATGGTTGAAAATCAGT ATGGGGATGGAGGAAGAAAAGCTGGAAGGTGTCTACATAGAAAAGAATCATCTGCTCTTGATGACAAGAGCAGGTCCTTAGTGTTGATAAACTACTTTCGCACTTTTCCACTTAAGCCAATCACATGTGAAGATAACTCTGGAGGTCTCATTGACATGCTGCAAACCTGTCATGATGCTGCTGGCAACAGGTGGGCTAATTATGTTGCTGTGGACTATTACAAG AGAAGTGAAGGAGGAGGATCCTTTAAAGCTGTGGACACTCTGAATGGGAAGCTATTGTGTGGTTGTGATGATGTCCATGCCTGTGTGGTAAAGAAATTTTCATTCTTTCTTTCTAGAACACAAAAGTTAGTACATGACTACACCACAATTGAATTTtga